Proteins from one Phyllobacterium zundukense genomic window:
- a CDS encoding DMT family transporter: protein MNRTAYVFLLTTALLWGGNAVAGKFAVGHISPMLLTLLRWLLAFLFIGAFSLKQVRRDWKQLRPNLPMLAALGAFGFTFFNMALYSALNYTSAINVTIEQAGIPMVIFVANLTLFGTRVQPGQIFGFSLSLVGVALTAGHGSFARLASLDVNFGDVLMLLAVLLYSGYTVALRFRPSINWQSLMTVMTFFAFVTAIPFTIWEWQNGTMIPPDPTGTMVVLYTAVFPSLAAQVLFIKGVEYIGANRAGLFINAVPIFGTLLAVALLGEDFQIYHGVALVLVLGGIWIAELSGRKHAGTSEAGAA, encoded by the coding sequence ATGAACCGCACCGCTTACGTTTTTCTTTTGACGACCGCCCTGTTATGGGGCGGCAATGCTGTTGCGGGCAAATTCGCCGTTGGTCATATTTCGCCGATGCTTCTGACACTGTTGCGCTGGCTGCTTGCCTTCCTTTTTATAGGCGCTTTCAGCTTGAAACAGGTTCGGCGGGACTGGAAACAGTTGCGACCAAATCTACCCATGCTGGCCGCACTAGGCGCTTTCGGCTTCACATTTTTCAACATGGCTCTCTACAGCGCACTAAATTATACCTCTGCAATCAATGTCACGATCGAGCAAGCCGGCATACCGATGGTAATTTTCGTGGCAAATTTAACGTTGTTTGGGACACGTGTACAACCAGGACAGATTTTTGGGTTTAGCCTTTCACTTGTTGGAGTCGCCTTGACAGCAGGCCATGGAAGTTTCGCACGTTTGGCTAGCCTCGACGTCAATTTTGGCGACGTGCTGATGCTTCTCGCGGTACTTCTCTATAGTGGCTACACCGTCGCGCTACGCTTTAGACCAAGCATCAATTGGCAAAGCCTCATGACGGTAATGACTTTTTTTGCTTTTGTTACGGCCATTCCGTTCACGATTTGGGAATGGCAGAATGGGACGATGATCCCGCCCGACCCCACAGGAACGATGGTTGTCCTTTATACCGCCGTCTTTCCTTCGCTCGCGGCACAGGTACTCTTCATCAAGGGCGTCGAATACATCGGCGCGAACCGCGCTGGCTTATTCATCAATGCAGTTCCGATTTTTGGAACATTGCTCGCAGTTGCATTGCTGGGCGAGGACTTCCAAATCTATCACGGCGTAGCGCTGGTCCTTGTGCTGGGTGGAATCTGGATAGCCGAACTCAGCGGACGCAAGCATGCCGGTACTAGCGAAGCTGGAGCAGCATGA
- a CDS encoding adenylosuccinate synthase, producing the protein MANVVVIGSQWGDEGKGKIVDWLSERADVIVRFQGGHNAGHTLVVDGVTYKLSLLPSGVVRHGKLSIIGNGVVFDPHAFIAEKKKLEAQGVVITPETLKIAENTTLILSIHGELDRRREASNSGTKIGTTGRGIGPAYEDKVGRRAIHVLDLADPDTLPAKIERLLAHHNPLRRGLGIEEVDGARLLAELNEAAPHILPFMDRVWYVLDQKKRAGERILFEGAQGTLLDIDHGTYPFVTSSNTVAGQASAGSGIGPGSLHYVLGITKAYTTRVGEGPFPTEQQNEVGQFLGERGHEFGTVTGRKRRCGWFDAVLVRQAVANNGISGIALTKLDVLDGLDEIKVCTGYELDGDVIDYLPAGQGQQARVTPIYETLEGWKGTTAGARSWSELPAQAIKYVRYVEELIGAPIALLSTSPERDDTILVTDPFHD; encoded by the coding sequence ATGGCAAATGTTGTTGTGATCGGTTCCCAGTGGGGTGATGAGGGCAAGGGTAAGATCGTCGATTGGCTTTCAGAACGCGCTGATGTCATTGTTCGCTTTCAGGGCGGTCACAATGCGGGGCATACGCTTGTGGTTGATGGTGTGACCTATAAATTGTCGCTCCTGCCATCGGGCGTCGTGCGCCACGGCAAGCTTTCAATCATCGGCAATGGCGTTGTATTCGATCCACACGCATTCATCGCTGAAAAGAAGAAACTTGAAGCTCAGGGCGTTGTTATTACGCCCGAAACGCTGAAAATTGCCGAAAACACGACGCTAATTCTTTCAATTCACGGCGAGCTCGATCGCAGACGCGAAGCTTCCAACTCGGGTACAAAGATCGGAACTACGGGCCGTGGCATCGGACCGGCCTACGAAGACAAGGTGGGCCGCCGCGCAATCCATGTCCTCGATCTTGCTGATCCGGACACGCTGCCTGCCAAGATCGAACGCTTGCTTGCGCATCACAATCCCCTGAGACGCGGTCTCGGCATAGAGGAAGTCGACGGCGCAAGATTGCTTGCTGAACTCAATGAAGCTGCACCACATATCTTGCCATTTATGGATAGGGTTTGGTATGTGCTCGACCAGAAGAAACGAGCCGGTGAACGCATCCTCTTTGAAGGCGCGCAGGGGACCCTCCTTGATATCGACCACGGCACCTACCCATTCGTGACGTCATCGAACACGGTTGCGGGACAGGCGTCAGCCGGATCCGGGATCGGCCCAGGATCACTGCACTATGTTCTTGGTATCACCAAGGCTTATACGACGCGCGTCGGCGAGGGCCCTTTCCCGACGGAACAACAAAATGAAGTCGGACAATTTCTCGGCGAACGCGGCCATGAATTTGGGACCGTTACAGGGCGCAAGCGCCGCTGCGGTTGGTTCGATGCTGTTCTGGTCCGCCAAGCTGTTGCCAATAACGGCATCAGTGGTATCGCTTTGACCAAGCTTGACGTGTTAGACGGGCTCGATGAGATCAAGGTCTGTACCGGGTACGAGCTCGATGGTGACGTGATCGACTATCTTCCTGCGGGTCAGGGCCAGCAGGCGAGGGTGACGCCGATCTACGAGACTCTGGAAGGTTGGAAAGGGACCACGGCAGGTGCCCGCAGCTGGAGCGAACTCCCGGCGCAAGCGATCAAGTACGTGCGTTATGTGGAAGAGTTGATCGGTGCGCCAATCGCGCTTCTGTCCACCAGCCCCGAACGCGACGATACGATACTTGTTACTGACCCGTTTCATGATTAG
- a CDS encoding transcriptional regulator produces the protein MADFVAVLRKTIDGLADPTPALRQRVYAKARATIEQKLVTLNAPEAVATRQIKALEDAIAEVESDFAPAVEDRIPEPAPVPSPPPIPAPTSVSITSAPAASTKSVAPPFTKVEAQPDALEDFLSSHDASGSTRGDTKVQDNHDDFPATRSSVNSGRGPEEQDDDLGIATEDRSSGDYGVYTRGPLKRPAHRRSLVPLLGVAALILIIAGAGYAGWNYRDRIAQEATAFKTYLANLTNRDTAPATTATNEPATPAQPAKPAQPTPGQSPTPETAEPKPEPKLTQRLLPDGQEINPGPANDTPSLGEGTSVAASTPDQPAQPPKAQGQQQAAGLTQPPAALPIGQKAFFYEERSGQDAGTADAGGVVWSVVQESPGNDLPPEPAIKADVTIPDRGINLRMIIRRNGDKSLPASHLVEMIFTVPEGFPGGSIDNVSRMTFKDTEQAPGSPLVAIPAKIADNFFIIAMNDAKTAVDTNMSLIRRQSWIDIPIAYKTGRRALITLEKGLPGEKAFDEVLKSWAAKAGG, from the coding sequence ATGGCAGATTTCGTTGCGGTACTGAGAAAGACAATTGACGGGCTGGCAGACCCAACACCGGCGCTGCGGCAACGTGTGTATGCGAAAGCTCGTGCAACGATCGAGCAAAAACTTGTAACGCTGAATGCTCCAGAGGCCGTGGCCACACGTCAGATAAAGGCGCTTGAGGACGCCATTGCTGAAGTCGAATCCGATTTTGCGCCAGCAGTTGAGGATAGAATACCCGAACCCGCTCCGGTTCCGTCGCCTCCACCCATTCCAGCACCAACATCGGTATCGATAACTTCGGCGCCCGCTGCCTCGACCAAATCTGTTGCGCCGCCCTTTACCAAAGTTGAGGCTCAGCCGGATGCTCTGGAAGATTTTCTGTCAAGTCACGACGCGAGCGGGTCAACACGTGGCGATACCAAAGTCCAAGACAATCATGACGACTTTCCGGCAACCAGATCATCCGTCAATTCAGGGCGGGGTCCTGAGGAGCAGGATGATGATCTGGGCATCGCAACCGAGGACCGTTCCTCAGGTGATTATGGTGTCTACACGCGCGGGCCCCTTAAACGGCCGGCGCATCGGCGTTCGTTGGTGCCTCTGCTCGGTGTAGCAGCCTTGATCCTAATCATTGCTGGCGCCGGTTATGCGGGCTGGAACTATCGTGACCGAATTGCTCAAGAAGCGACTGCCTTTAAAACCTACCTGGCCAATCTGACAAACAGGGATACGGCGCCGGCTACGACCGCGACGAACGAGCCAGCTACTCCAGCGCAGCCCGCCAAACCGGCTCAGCCTACGCCCGGCCAATCGCCCACGCCTGAGACCGCAGAGCCGAAGCCCGAGCCAAAGCTTACTCAACGTCTCCTCCCGGACGGCCAAGAAATCAACCCGGGCCCTGCGAATGACACTCCTTCACTGGGAGAGGGTACTTCTGTTGCCGCGTCGACACCGGATCAGCCGGCCCAGCCACCTAAAGCGCAAGGTCAGCAGCAAGCCGCTGGCCTAACACAGCCACCTGCAGCTCTGCCTATCGGTCAGAAGGCTTTCTTTTATGAGGAACGCTCCGGACAGGATGCAGGGACTGCCGATGCAGGCGGTGTAGTCTGGTCCGTTGTTCAAGAATCGCCTGGTAATGATCTTCCACCCGAGCCTGCCATAAAGGCTGATGTCACTATTCCCGACCGGGGCATCAATTTGCGCATGATCATACGGCGCAATGGGGATAAGTCTCTTCCCGCGAGTCATCTGGTGGAGATGATATTTACCGTGCCGGAAGGCTTTCCAGGCGGATCGATCGATAATGTCTCGCGCATGACCTTCAAGGATACCGAACAAGCTCCGGGAAGCCCACTTGTCGCCATTCCGGCCAAGATCGCCGACAATTTCTTCATCATTGCCATGAACGACGCAAAGACAGCTGTCGATACCAACATGTCACTGATACGGCGCCAATCGTGGATCGACATACCTATCGCCTATAAGACAGGTAGGCGCGCCCTGATTACGCTTGAGAAGGGCTTACCTGGTGAGAAAGCGTTTGATGAGGTTTTAAAGTCCTGGGCCGCGAAGGCCGGAGGCTAA
- the rpoH gene encoding RNA polymerase sigma factor RpoH — translation MAQNLPSILGGDGGLTRYLEEIRRFPMLEPQEEYMLAKRYLEHADPKAAHKLVTSHLRLVAKIAMGYRGYGLPIGEVISEGNVGLMQAVKRFEPERGFRLATYAMWWIKASIQEYVLRSWSLVKMGTTANQKRLFFNLRKVKSKIQALDDGDLNPEQVKEIATRLSVSEEEVVSMNRRLSGDASLNAPIRSSDGEAGGDWQDWLVDDHDSAETMLIEQDELENRREMLTGAMSSLNDRERRIFQARRLADDPVTLEDLSTEFGISRERVRQIEVRAFEKVQDAVKAAAIRQQKALVSTGSDAR, via the coding sequence GTGGCCCAAAATCTTCCAAGTATCTTAGGTGGTGACGGTGGATTGACCCGTTACCTAGAAGAAATTCGTCGCTTTCCGATGCTCGAACCGCAGGAAGAGTATATGCTCGCCAAGCGGTATCTGGAACACGCCGATCCGAAAGCTGCGCATAAGCTTGTCACAAGCCATCTGCGTCTCGTTGCCAAAATTGCAATGGGTTATCGCGGCTATGGCCTGCCGATCGGCGAAGTTATTTCCGAAGGAAACGTGGGGCTGATGCAGGCCGTAAAGCGCTTCGAACCGGAACGCGGCTTCCGTCTTGCCACATATGCGATGTGGTGGATCAAGGCTTCGATCCAGGAATATGTCCTGCGTTCGTGGAGCCTTGTCAAAATGGGCACTACCGCAAATCAGAAACGTCTGTTCTTTAACCTTCGTAAGGTGAAGAGCAAGATTCAAGCACTCGACGATGGTGATCTCAACCCTGAGCAGGTCAAAGAGATTGCCACACGTCTCAGTGTTTCTGAAGAAGAAGTGGTTTCGATGAACCGCCGCCTGTCTGGCGACGCGTCGTTGAATGCGCCAATTCGTTCGTCCGATGGTGAAGCCGGCGGCGATTGGCAGGATTGGCTTGTCGATGACCACGACAGCGCTGAAACGATGCTGATTGAACAGGACGAGCTGGAAAATCGCCGTGAAATGCTCACCGGGGCGATGTCGTCACTCAACGACCGCGAACGTCGTATCTTTCAGGCCCGGCGCCTTGCCGATGATCCTGTAACCCTGGAGGATCTTTCAACGGAGTTCGGCATCAGCCGCGAACGTGTTCGCCAGATCGAAGTTCGCGCATTTGAAAAAGTGCAGGACGCCGTTAAGGCGGCAGCTATCAGGCAGCAAAAGGCACTCGTTTCGACTGGTTCTGACGCGCGCTGA
- a CDS encoding RluA family pseudouridine synthase, which translates to MKELITDTDASGKRLDAWLSAQLTPDLSRNRIQSLISGGQVSIDGKPIHETKHKLREGLRVTIEIPAPDNAVPKGEDIALDILYEDADLIVINKPAGLVVHPGNGNWTGTLVNALIHHCGDTLSGIGGVRRPGIVHRLDKETSGIMVVAKNDLSHRHLSAQFADHGRTNDLERAYLAIVWGTPDRTTGTIDAPLGRSHRDRTKQAVVQEERGDARHAVTHFEVKERYAAKEDATALASLVECHLETGRTHQIRVHMAHTGHPLVGDLEYGSAYKTKANKLDEPLQSIVKGFTRQALHARLLAFEHPSTGEVLRFEAPVPEDMAELIKAFQERT; encoded by the coding sequence TTGAAAGAGCTAATTACCGATACTGATGCAAGCGGCAAGAGACTTGATGCCTGGCTTTCGGCGCAGCTGACGCCAGATCTTTCGCGCAATCGCATCCAATCGCTCATCAGCGGAGGCCAGGTCAGCATTGACGGTAAACCAATCCACGAGACCAAACACAAACTGCGCGAGGGTCTTCGCGTTACAATCGAGATTCCCGCGCCTGACAATGCGGTTCCCAAGGGCGAAGATATCGCACTCGACATCCTCTACGAGGACGCAGACCTCATCGTTATCAACAAACCTGCCGGCCTTGTGGTCCATCCCGGAAATGGCAATTGGACCGGTACCTTGGTCAATGCGTTGATCCACCACTGCGGCGATACACTGTCTGGCATCGGCGGCGTCAGGCGGCCCGGCATCGTACATCGCCTCGACAAGGAAACCAGCGGCATCATGGTCGTCGCCAAGAACGATCTCTCTCATCGCCATCTCAGCGCTCAGTTCGCTGATCATGGACGCACAAACGATCTGGAACGCGCATACCTCGCCATCGTATGGGGAACACCTGATCGAACAACCGGCACGATCGATGCTCCTCTTGGCAGATCACATCGAGATCGCACCAAGCAAGCTGTTGTCCAGGAAGAACGCGGGGACGCCCGTCACGCTGTTACGCATTTCGAGGTCAAGGAGCGATATGCCGCCAAGGAGGACGCAACTGCCCTTGCATCGCTCGTGGAGTGCCACTTGGAGACAGGCAGAACGCATCAAATCCGTGTCCACATGGCTCATACAGGCCACCCGCTGGTGGGCGATCTTGAATATGGCAGTGCTTACAAGACCAAAGCTAACAAGCTCGACGAACCCTTGCAAAGCATCGTTAAGGGATTCACTCGGCAGGCACTGCATGCACGGCTTCTTGCTTTCGAGCACCCGTCGACCGGCGAGGTCCTGCGGTTTGAAGCACCAGTACCGGAAGATATGGCCGAATTGATCAAGGCTTTTCAGGAAAGAACATGA
- a CDS encoding fimbrial protein translates to MANINPDIDGDEQPLDPAMERVRRKMIRLLAVSIGIMVIGLMAVLAAIVYKISQPVPEVVTAVRSEVPVQPLGAALTGEAITLDPGTRILSHNLANNTLSLETRLADGTRQILLYDIATKRVVARISEAAGN, encoded by the coding sequence ATGGCCAACATCAACCCGGACATCGATGGGGACGAACAGCCCCTTGATCCGGCAATGGAACGAGTCCGGCGCAAGATGATCCGGCTTTTGGCTGTTTCCATCGGTATCATGGTGATCGGTCTTATGGCGGTGCTGGCGGCTATTGTCTACAAGATTAGCCAGCCGGTCCCTGAAGTGGTTACGGCGGTTCGTTCCGAGGTTCCTGTACAACCACTCGGTGCGGCGCTGACCGGTGAGGCTATAACGCTCGATCCAGGGACGCGGATACTTTCCCACAATCTCGCGAACAATACTCTTTCTTTGGAAACGAGATTGGCCGACGGAACCCGGCAAATCCTTCTCTATGATATTGCAACCAAACGCGTGGTGGCACGAATTTCGGAAGCCGCTGGCAATTGA
- a CDS encoding membrane-anchored protein, with protein MRLPRFEVLTKIRRSVIYRILRPRAPTHPVAFAGPVVVVGSAPVSTVPAGFGTQFHVITVNGSQSILDKWGVEIPDATFMQFNQVEGQTTNALHVRKVLDGKCTRLLYVVRWPKSLDLLKQGLAAFNYSYDDVKVINRFKRMAMYEAVMGGLNVEIDDEMKFSNGITAVFYAILSGAKAVIISGINPDSSGHVYNDANLKRLHAGTDKQILQVLIDRGYPLYTADHEVSKGSGLPLWTDQTFSRFNAVNTDVSLRA; from the coding sequence ATGAGGTTGCCTCGGTTTGAAGTCCTGACCAAGATCCGGCGATCTGTGATTTACAGGATTTTGCGACCCCGTGCGCCCACGCATCCGGTGGCATTCGCGGGACCAGTCGTCGTCGTGGGGTCGGCACCCGTTTCGACGGTTCCCGCCGGCTTCGGCACACAGTTTCATGTGATCACGGTAAATGGTTCGCAAAGCATTCTGGACAAGTGGGGCGTTGAAATTCCGGACGCGACCTTCATGCAGTTCAACCAAGTCGAGGGGCAAACGACCAACGCTTTGCACGTCCGCAAGGTGCTTGACGGAAAATGTACACGGCTCCTTTACGTCGTACGCTGGCCTAAAAGCTTGGACCTGCTTAAACAAGGGCTCGCCGCGTTCAACTATTCTTATGACGACGTGAAGGTGATCAACCGCTTCAAGCGCATGGCAATGTATGAGGCTGTCATGGGAGGCCTCAATGTCGAAATCGACGATGAAATGAAGTTCTCAAATGGGATCACGGCAGTCTTTTATGCCATTTTGAGCGGGGCCAAAGCTGTGATCATCAGTGGCATCAACCCCGATTCGTCAGGACACGTTTATAACGATGCCAATCTGAAACGCTTGCACGCAGGTACCGACAAACAGATATTGCAGGTACTGATCGATCGAGGATATCCACTTTACACTGCTGACCACGAAGTCTCTAAAGGCTCCGGCCTTCCACTATGGACAGACCAGACGTTCAGCAGATTCAATGCGGTGAATACGGACGTGTCGCTTCGCGCTTAG
- a CDS encoding glycosyltransferase yields the protein MQNELDIYVGWDSREPIAYEVAKSTVLKHATVPVRVIPIKLEELVEKGAYTRDIDPLASTEFTYSRFFTPWLAGYKGWALFCDCDFLFFGDVAKLLEYRDETKAVVCVKHDYTPKEGTKMDGKVQTSYPRKNWSSFMLFNCDHPSTRQLTPELINRESGAYLHRMQWAQDDEIGEVPVEWNWLEGWNEKPANGYPNAVHFTNGGPWFKDWQNVDYADEWRAAASAVDPNWKTI from the coding sequence ATGCAGAATGAACTTGATATCTACGTGGGATGGGATTCACGCGAACCGATCGCCTATGAGGTCGCCAAGAGCACTGTATTGAAACACGCGACCGTTCCTGTTCGAGTAATTCCGATCAAGTTGGAAGAGCTCGTGGAAAAAGGCGCATATACGCGTGATATCGACCCTCTCGCCTCGACCGAGTTCACCTATTCACGTTTCTTCACACCCTGGCTCGCCGGTTATAAGGGTTGGGCACTCTTCTGCGATTGTGATTTCCTGTTTTTCGGCGATGTGGCGAAACTGCTCGAATACCGGGATGAAACAAAAGCGGTGGTCTGCGTCAAGCACGACTATACGCCGAAGGAAGGCACGAAGATGGACGGCAAAGTCCAGACCAGCTATCCGCGCAAAAACTGGTCTTCGTTCATGCTATTCAATTGCGATCACCCGTCGACACGCCAACTCACCCCGGAACTCATCAATCGGGAGAGTGGTGCATACCTGCACCGGATGCAGTGGGCGCAAGACGACGAAATTGGCGAGGTTCCGGTTGAATGGAACTGGCTGGAAGGCTGGAACGAAAAGCCGGCGAACGGTTATCCAAATGCCGTCCACTTCACCAATGGCGGACCTTGGTTCAAGGATTGGCAAAATGTGGACTACGCCGACGAGTGGCGCGCGGCCGCCAGCGCGGTCGATCCGAATTGGAAAACGATTTGA
- a CDS encoding glycosyltransferase family 2 protein has translation MVTRWRNFNVKKRHDPVQLLPLRKGDIRPLGPNDIPLIFLTHNSIQFLPSFLAHYRKLGITRFLCVDDQSTDGTREKLLDENDVDLFGSSIRYRQANGGNLWREALVRIHGSRRWYMNVDCDEYFIYDECETRKLPELIAGLQAKGVLHCPAPMIDCYPSASLKSAVFDGSSDVMPWEIANTFDRQGYRLFRSNSAMSMMGGPRDRLLDDPENYDELMKYPLLYVEYDIAFTISIHKPWPFHRNFSPIYGSLLHFKFFSETEDFVKKAIEGGQYFKGSRAYKTMLEAITAGRLDNLTSDVSVKFENAKQLSDLGFFKSVF, from the coding sequence TTGGTCACGCGTTGGCGCAATTTCAATGTAAAGAAGCGTCACGATCCGGTTCAGTTATTGCCTCTCAGGAAAGGTGACATCCGGCCTCTTGGGCCGAACGATATACCGCTCATCTTTCTGACGCATAACAGCATTCAGTTTCTGCCGTCCTTCCTCGCCCATTACCGCAAATTGGGAATAACGCGATTTTTATGCGTGGATGACCAATCGACAGATGGTACACGAGAAAAACTGCTCGACGAGAATGATGTCGATCTCTTTGGCTCGAGTATCCGGTATCGCCAGGCAAATGGGGGCAATCTTTGGCGTGAGGCCCTTGTCCGGATTCATGGGTCCAGGCGCTGGTACATGAATGTCGATTGCGACGAGTACTTTATTTATGACGAGTGCGAGACAAGAAAGCTGCCCGAGTTAATTGCGGGATTGCAAGCAAAGGGCGTGCTGCACTGCCCGGCGCCGATGATCGATTGTTATCCATCGGCCTCGCTCAAGTCGGCGGTCTTCGACGGCTCCTCGGACGTCATGCCTTGGGAGATCGCCAATACCTTCGACCGGCAAGGGTATCGGCTGTTCCGTAGCAACTCGGCAATGTCGATGATGGGAGGGCCGAGAGACAGGTTGCTGGATGATCCTGAGAACTACGATGAATTAATGAAATACCCGCTGCTCTACGTGGAATATGATATCGCGTTTACCATTAGCATCCACAAGCCATGGCCATTTCACCGCAACTTTTCTCCCATCTATGGCTCACTGCTGCATTTCAAATTTTTTAGTGAAACAGAAGACTTCGTGAAGAAGGCGATAGAAGGTGGGCAATATTTCAAGGGTTCCCGAGCTTACAAGACCATGCTGGAGGCAATCACGGCCGGAAGGCTAGACAACCTTACTTCAGATGTATCCGTAAAGTTCGAAAACGCGAAGCAGTTGTCCGATCTTGGCTTCTTCAAGAGCGTGTTTTAG
- a CDS encoding alpha-hydroxy acid oxidase encodes MKKTVEIADLKELAKRRVPKMFFDYADSGAWTESTYRANEEDFRKIQLRQRVAVDMTDRTLESTMVGQKVSMPVALAPTGLTGMQHANGEMLAAQAAEEFGVPFTLSTMSICSIEDVASVTTKPFWFQLYVMRDRDFIYNLIDRAKAAKCSALVLTLDLQILGQRHKDLRNGLSAPPKFTPKHIWQMATRPQWCMEMLRTNRRTFGNIVGHAKGVGDLSSLSVWTTEQFDPHLSWSDVTWIKERWGGKLIIKGILDVEDAKMASATGADAIIVSNHGGRQLDGAPSSISVLADIVDAVGDKIEVHFDGGIRSGQDVLKALAIGAKGTYIGRAFVYGLGAGGKKGVTEALEIIRKELDITMALCGERDVKVLDRNNLYKSGLETKPRMAEVKKKRARTAGA; translated from the coding sequence ATGAAAAAGACAGTTGAAATTGCCGATCTGAAAGAATTAGCCAAGCGGCGCGTCCCGAAAATGTTCTTCGACTACGCGGATTCCGGTGCATGGACTGAGAGCACTTATCGCGCAAACGAAGAGGATTTCCGCAAGATCCAATTGCGCCAGCGTGTTGCGGTCGACATGACCGACCGCACCCTCGAAAGCACGATGGTCGGGCAGAAAGTTTCCATGCCTGTCGCTCTCGCACCAACCGGCTTGACGGGTATGCAGCATGCAAATGGCGAGATGCTGGCGGCGCAGGCGGCCGAGGAATTCGGCGTTCCGTTCACCCTCTCAACAATGAGCATCTGTTCAATCGAGGATGTCGCATCGGTTACAACAAAGCCCTTCTGGTTCCAGCTTTATGTGATGCGCGACCGGGACTTCATCTATAATTTGATCGACCGTGCCAAAGCTGCCAAGTGCTCGGCTCTGGTTCTGACGCTTGATCTGCAGATTCTGGGCCAGCGCCATAAGGACTTGCGCAACGGTCTTTCTGCACCTCCGAAGTTTACACCGAAACACATCTGGCAAATGGCCACTCGTCCACAATGGTGTATGGAGATGCTCAGGACCAATCGCCGTACATTCGGCAATATCGTCGGCCACGCCAAAGGCGTGGGTGATTTGTCGTCCCTGTCAGTCTGGACAACCGAACAGTTCGATCCCCACCTCTCCTGGAGCGATGTCACCTGGATTAAGGAACGGTGGGGCGGCAAACTTATCATCAAAGGCATTCTCGATGTCGAAGACGCGAAAATGGCGTCGGCGACTGGTGCAGATGCGATCATCGTATCCAATCATGGTGGCCGCCAGCTTGATGGAGCGCCGTCGTCCATATCGGTTCTTGCAGATATCGTAGACGCCGTTGGCGACAAGATCGAAGTGCACTTCGACGGCGGCATCAGATCGGGACAGGACGTGTTGAAGGCGCTCGCCATCGGAGCCAAGGGCACATATATCGGTCGAGCCTTTGTTTACGGACTGGGTGCCGGCGGAAAAAAAGGCGTCACCGAGGCATTGGAGATCATCCGCAAGGAGCTCGATATTACGATGGCCCTATGCGGCGAGCGCGACGTCAAGGTTCTCGACCGAAACAATCTCTACAAGAGTGGGCTCGAAACAAAACCCCGAATGGCCGAAGTGAAGAAGAAGCGCGCCCGCACAGCCGGCGCGTGA
- a CDS encoding 2-hydroxyacid dehydrogenase translates to MEKQPLLLLGPLMPYLTEELAKRYAIEKLYEETDALGFLQKNAERFRAAVTSTFTGLKADMIDLLPALEIVSSFGVGTDSLDIAYAETKGIQIANTPDVLNEDTANMAITLLLAATRDIVANDRFVREGRWATGETPPLALGIEGKKIGLVGLGRIGSVIARKLTAFGCEIVYHTRNKRHDVSYEHYNDLTEMARKCSALIAILPGGDATKGVISREVLQALGSKGTFINIARGTVVDEIALVELLQSGQLGRAGLDVFVDEPNVPEVLFELNNVVLQPHMGSATVETRKAMADRVVSNLDDYFSTK, encoded by the coding sequence ATGGAAAAACAACCCCTTCTCCTGCTTGGACCTCTCATGCCGTATCTAACGGAGGAGTTGGCAAAGCGATACGCAATTGAAAAACTCTACGAGGAAACAGACGCTCTGGGCTTTCTGCAGAAAAATGCAGAACGCTTTCGCGCGGCGGTCACGAGTACGTTCACTGGCCTCAAGGCGGATATGATCGATTTGCTGCCTGCACTCGAGATCGTTTCTTCGTTTGGTGTCGGCACGGATTCGCTGGATATTGCTTACGCAGAGACCAAGGGAATACAGATCGCCAACACACCGGACGTTCTTAACGAAGACACCGCAAATATGGCGATCACACTTCTGTTGGCGGCTACCCGCGACATCGTTGCAAATGATCGGTTCGTTCGGGAGGGACGCTGGGCGACAGGAGAAACACCACCCTTGGCGCTGGGGATCGAAGGCAAGAAGATCGGACTGGTTGGGCTTGGCCGGATTGGCAGTGTCATCGCAAGGAAGTTGACTGCTTTTGGTTGCGAGATCGTCTACCACACGCGCAATAAGAGACACGACGTCTCATATGAGCATTACAACGATTTGACCGAAATGGCCCGCAAGTGTTCTGCTTTGATCGCAATCTTGCCAGGCGGAGACGCAACGAAAGGCGTCATTTCGCGCGAGGTCCTGCAGGCGCTTGGTTCCAAAGGAACCTTCATCAACATCGCGCGCGGCACGGTCGTCGACGAAATCGCCTTGGTCGAGCTTTTGCAATCGGGACAACTTGGACGCGCTGGTCTCGACGTGTTCGTGGATGAACCGAATGTCCCTGAAGTCCTGTTTGAACTGAATAATGTGGTGCTGCAGCCACACATGGGCAGTGCCACGGTCGAAACGCGAAAGGCGATGGCCGACCGTGTCGTTTCCAATCTGGACGACTACTTTTCAACCAAGTGA